From one Methanosphaera cuniculi genomic stretch:
- a CDS encoding ArnT family glycosyltransferase: MADLYMSNGLVFWDYLTVAPAGRLIMYPPLFHLFLAGISCITGLSLKDVCVLLEPFFTFILVGIITYMAYRLFDNVKYGFFTGLFSMICFATFNRGVICTPATITMAFMIICCVMFYMGFNDNKLKYVLISAVSLGLIANLHMATFIITCGVIGLYAVVQLIRGKINIKYLLVFIIVSCIIALPWWIYVEIKYGLFFNSLGGNPLRFDEFLAKYFGIIPTIFMIIGVYFLLKKRSEKSLFLLLWAFSIVCVSQVVYFGVQTVSIRILEISAYPLVFIAGYGFMQVIGKITNKNYKKIVIILLLIYATSTSMAYTDSYTPELLTPDENDIMILPDSIHMVLDPVGSTYKPSIISSRYGNSTLAHDRYDVMEWFTNNTDHKIAVCEDSILDTIIVSTSRTPVIYGGFTESIPEYVVDPVHIIENHSTVNELHDLNIEYLVLNHDTPIPFYAKCVYENSNYKICKINI; this comes from the coding sequence ATGGCTGATTTATATATGTCAAATGGTCTTGTTTTCTGGGATTACTTAACTGTTGCACCAGCAGGTAGACTTATCATGTATCCACCATTGTTTCACTTATTTTTAGCAGGAATTTCATGTATTACTGGTTTATCATTAAAAGATGTGTGCGTTTTACTTGAGCCTTTCTTTACATTTATACTTGTTGGTATTATAACATACATGGCATATAGATTATTTGATAATGTTAAATATGGATTTTTTACAGGTCTTTTTAGCATGATTTGTTTTGCCACATTTAATCGTGGAGTTATATGCACACCTGCAACTATTACAATGGCATTTATGATTATTTGTTGTGTAATGTTTTACATGGGATTTAATGATAATAAATTAAAGTATGTTTTAATATCTGCTGTATCACTTGGTTTAATTGCAAATCTTCATATGGCAACATTTATCATAACATGTGGAGTTATAGGATTATATGCAGTAGTACAACTTATAAGAGGGAAAATTAACATAAAATACTTACTTGTATTTATTATAGTATCATGTATTATTGCACTTCCATGGTGGATTTATGTAGAAATTAAGTATGGATTATTTTTTAATTCTCTTGGTGGAAATCCACTCCGCTTTGATGAATTTCTAGCTAAATATTTTGGTATAATTCCTACTATATTTATGATAATTGGTGTGTATTTTTTACTTAAAAAAAGAAGTGAAAAATCATTATTCTTACTACTATGGGCATTTTCAATTGTCTGTGTAAGTCAGGTAGTATACTTTGGAGTTCAAACAGTTTCAATAAGAATACTTGAAATAAGTGCATATCCTCTGGTATTTATAGCAGGATATGGTTTTATGCAAGTTATTGGAAAAATAACAAATAAAAATTATAAAAAAATAGTCATTATACTACTACTTATCTATGCAACATCTACATCAATGGCATATACAGATTCATATACACCAGAGTTACTAACACCTGATGAAAACGATATTATGATTCTTCCAGATAGTATTCATATGGTTTTAGATCCAGTGGGAAGTACATATAAACCATCTATAATATCATCACGATATGGAAATTCTACTCTTGCACATGATAGATATGATGTAATGGAATGGTTCACTAATAATACAGATCATAAAATTGCTGTATGTGAAGATTCAATACTTGATACAATCATTGTCTCAACAAGCAGAACACCAGTAATATATGGAGGATTTACAGAAAGTATACCTGAATATGTAGTTGATCCTGTTCATATAATAGAAAATCATTCAACAGTAAATGAATTACATGACTTAAACATAGAATATTTAGTATTAAATCATGATACACCAATACCTTTCTATGCTAAGTGTGTGTATGAAAATAGTAATTATAAAATTTGTAAAATAAATATATGA
- the hisE gene encoding phosphoribosyl-ATP diphosphatase, whose translation MPKDDIIREVYNTLVERKENPSDSYTSKLMQDSDKKAEDKILEKLGEEATEVILASKNSEDLVHESADLIFFILVDLVYKGIPLDDVFDELISRHK comes from the coding sequence ATGCCAAAAGATGACATAATACGAGAAGTATATAATACATTAGTTGAACGTAAAGAAAACCCATCAGATTCATACACATCAAAACTAATGCAAGATTCAGATAAAAAAGCAGAAGATAAAATACTTGAAAAATTAGGTGAAGAAGCAACAGAAGTAATACTAGCATCAAAAAATAGTGAAGATCTAGTACATGAATCAGCAGATTTAATATTCTTCATACTAGTAGATCTAGTATATAAAGGAATTCCACTTGATGATGTGTTTGATGAGTTAATAAGCAGACACAAATAA
- a CDS encoding CBS domain-containing ParB/RepB/Spo0J family partition protein, with protein sequence MSESTKKVKDYMTKNVITVTPDMPITEIKNIIKKTGHDGFPVEKDNEIVGIITASDLLIRDITPTVEGMMSDDIVIANEELSINDASRVMFRLGISRLPVTDENHKVLGIITNTDILRSHIERSTPAKVSQFRKTLEQLYNIKTSLTKQKVPIKSLQPTQDRVYADELQGRTYEIERGLAEPIIVVEKTDGKYLVVDGHHRLVACYEMGKDELTANVIKLDKNIKLGIEKTAENNGIFTIDDINIISDAQHPLIAITGSLRDKNTAIK encoded by the coding sequence ATGAGTGAATCCACAAAAAAAGTAAAAGACTACATGACAAAAAACGTTATAACAGTAACACCAGACATGCCAATAACAGAAATAAAAAATATAATCAAAAAAACAGGACATGATGGATTCCCAGTAGAAAAAGACAATGAAATAGTCGGAATAATCACAGCATCAGACCTCCTAATACGAGATATAACACCTACTGTTGAAGGAATGATGTCAGATGATATTGTAATAGCAAATGAAGAACTATCAATAAATGATGCATCACGTGTAATGTTTCGTCTAGGTATATCAAGATTACCAGTAACAGATGAAAACCATAAAGTACTTGGAATAATAACAAACACAGACATACTACGAAGTCACATAGAACGATCAACACCAGCAAAGGTAAGTCAATTTAGAAAAACACTTGAACAACTATATAACATAAAAACTTCACTAACCAAACAAAAAGTTCCAATAAAAAGCTTACAACCAACACAAGATAGAGTATATGCTGATGAACTACAAGGAAGAACATATGAAATAGAACGAGGACTAGCTGAACCTATTATTGTAGTTGAAAAAACAGATGGAAAATACCTAGTAGTAGATGGACATCATCGTCTAGTAGCATGTTATGAAATGGGAAAAGATGAATTAACAGCAAATGTAATAAAACTAGATAAAAACATAAAACTAGGAATAGAAAAAACTGCAGAAAACAATGGAATATTCACAATAGATGATATAAATATAATATCAGATGCACAACATCCACTAATTGCAATAACAGGAAGTCTACGTGACAAAAATACAGCAATAAAATAA